ATTTAATGACAAGGAGTGTCTCAGGACATGGCAAGTACTTATATTTTCGGGCATAAAAGTCCAGATACTGATGCAATCAACTCAGCAATTATTATGGCTGAATTTGAAAGATTAAATGGAAACGATTCTGCGAAAGCATATCGTTTAGGGGAATTAAATCCAGAAACACAATATGCTTTAGATTATTTTAAAGCAGAAGCACCTGAATTATTATCAGATGACTTAACAGATAAAGATGTTATCTTAGTTGATCATAATGAATTCCAACAAAGCGCAGACTCAATTGAAAGTGCGAATATTCTTCACGTAGTGGATCACCATAGAATTGCAAATTTCCATACTGCTGCACCTTTATACTACCGCGCTGAACCACTAGGCTGCACAGCTACGATTTTGTATAAAATGTTCAAAGAACAAGGGTTCGAAATTAAACCGCAAATTGCTGGTTTAATGTTATCTGCAATTATTTCTGACAGCTTATTATTCAAATCACCAACTTGTACTGAGCAAGACAAAGCAGCAGCACAAGCATTAGAAAATCTTGCTGGTGTCAACGCTCAAGAATACGGTTTGGAAATGTTGAAAGCAGGCGCTTCAACAGTGGATAAATCTCCAGTTGAAATTATCAATGCGGATGCTAAAACATTCGAAATGGGCGATTATTCTGTAAGAATCGGTCAAGTCAACACAGTAGATGTGAATGAAATTCTTGCACGTCAAGCAGAATTAGAACAAGCAATCACTGAAACTTTAAGTGGCGCAGAATATGACATTTTCGTATTGGTAGCGACTGATATTTTAAACAGTGATTCAACAATTCTTGTGCTCGGCAAAGATAAAGATAAAATTGCAAAGGCATTTGATGTGGAATTAGATAATAATACTGCTTTCTTACCAGGTGTGGTATCACGTAAGAAACAAATTGTTCCACCGATTACTGCAGCCTTATCATAAGA
Above is a genomic segment from Staphylococcus piscifermentans containing:
- a CDS encoding manganese-dependent inorganic pyrophosphatase; the protein is MASTYIFGHKSPDTDAINSAIIMAEFERLNGNDSAKAYRLGELNPETQYALDYFKAEAPELLSDDLTDKDVILVDHNEFQQSADSIESANILHVVDHHRIANFHTAAPLYYRAEPLGCTATILYKMFKEQGFEIKPQIAGLMLSAIISDSLLFKSPTCTEQDKAAAQALENLAGVNAQEYGLEMLKAGASTVDKSPVEIINADAKTFEMGDYSVRIGQVNTVDVNEILARQAELEQAITETLSGAEYDIFVLVATDILNSDSTILVLGKDKDKIAKAFDVELDNNTAFLPGVVSRKKQIVPPITAALS